The Bombus fervidus isolate BK054 chromosome 1, iyBomFerv1, whole genome shotgun sequence genome includes a window with the following:
- the Nap1 gene encoding nucleosome assembly protein 1 isoform X2, which translates to MTTDPERAGENSEMESVEDEDENKAPELFSKILNRADVLAALQDRTAPGIEQMQNLPAPVKRRIKALKQLQLVTTNIEAKFYEEVHALECAYYKMCAPLYEKRSDIISGVYEPTDEQCVWESDDEEEGLTNDLKTKANLEDDKESKKEESENEDIKGIPDFWLTIFKNVETLADMVQEHDEPILKHLYDIKVIFLESNPMGFVLEFHFEPNEYFSNSVLTKEYHMKCTPEKNDPFSFEGPEIYKCKGCVIDWKKGKNVTVKTIKKNQKHKSRGSIRTVTKTVQNDSFFNFFSPPIVPDDSEAEIDDDTQALLSSDFEIGHYIRERIIPRAVLYYTGEGLEDEDEDYEEEEGDEDDPEEEDEDDEESSPNNAPSDQA; encoded by the exons ATGACAACTGATCCAGAGCGTGCTGGTGAAAATAGTGAAATGGAATCTGTTGAAGATGAAGATGAGAACAAAGCCCCAGAGCTTTTCtccaaaattttaaatagagcTGATGTGTTAGCTGCTCTACAAGATCGCACTGCACCTGGAATAGAG caAATGCAGAATCTTCCAGCTCCTGTAAAGCGCAGAATTAAAGCTTTGAAACAGTTGCAATTAGTTACGACTAATATTGAAGCAAAATTCTATGAGGAAGTACATGCCTTGGAATGTGCTTATTACAAAATGTGTGCTCCTCTCTATGAAAAGAGGAGTGATATAATATCTGGCGTCTATGAACCAACAGATGAACAATGTGTATGGGAGAGTGATGATGAAGAAGAAGGATTAACTAATGATTTGAAAACAAAAGCGAATCTCGAAGATGATAAAGAATCTAAAAAAGAAGA GAGTGAAAATGAAGATATTAAAGGGATCCCAGATTTCTGGTtgacaatatttaaaaatgttgaaacatTAGCTGACATGGTTCAGGAACATGATGAACCAATACTCAAACATTTGTATGatattaaagtaatatttctTGAATCTAATCCAATG GGCTTTGTTCTTGAATTCCATTTCGAGCCAAATGAGTACTTTTCTAATTCAGTTTTAACAAAAGAGTACCATATGAAGTGCACCCCAGAAAAAAATGACCCATTTAGTTTTGAAGGACCCGAAATATACAAATGTaag GGTTGTGTGATTGactggaaaaaaggaaaaaatgttacagtaaaaactataaaaaagAATCAGAAACATAAATCTCGAGGGTCCATAAGAACTGTAACAAAAACTGTTCAGAACGACTcgtttttcaactttttcagTCCACCAATTG TGCCAGATGATTCTGAAGCAGAAATAGATGATGACACTCAAGCTTTATTATCCAGTGACTTCGAAATTGGCCATTATATAAGAGAACGTATAATTCCTAGAGCTGTACTGTATTATACAG GAGAAGGCTTagaagacgaagacgaagactacgaggaagaagaaggtgATGAGGACGACCCTgaggaagaagatgaagatgaTGAGGAATCTTCTCCGAATAATGCACCATCAG ATCAAGCCTAG
- the Nap1 gene encoding nucleosome assembly protein 1 isoform X3, with protein sequence MQNLPAPVKRRIKALKQLQLVTTNIEAKFYEEVHALECAYYKMCAPLYEKRSDIISGVYEPTDEQCVWESDDEEEGLTNDLKTKANLEDDKESKKEESENEDIKGIPDFWLTIFKNVETLADMVQEHDEPILKHLYDIKVIFLESNPMGFVLEFHFEPNEYFSNSVLTKEYHMKCTPEKNDPFSFEGPEIYKCKGCVIDWKKGKNVTVKTIKKNQKHKSRGSIRTVTKTVQNDSFFNFFSPPIVPDDSEAEIDDDTQALLSSDFEIGHYIRERIIPRAVLYYTGEGLEDEDEDYEEEEGDEDDPEEEDEDDEESSPNNAPSGGKQQGTDPNDCKQQ encoded by the exons ATGCAGAATCTTCCAGCTCCTGTAAAGCGCAGAATTAAAGCTTTGAAACAGTTGCAATTAGTTACGACTAATATTGAAGCAAAATTCTATGAGGAAGTACATGCCTTGGAATGTGCTTATTACAAAATGTGTGCTCCTCTCTATGAAAAGAGGAGTGATATAATATCTGGCGTCTATGAACCAACAGATGAACAATGTGTATGGGAGAGTGATGATGAAGAAGAAGGATTAACTAATGATTTGAAAACAAAAGCGAATCTCGAAGATGATAAAGAATCTAAAAAAGAAGA GAGTGAAAATGAAGATATTAAAGGGATCCCAGATTTCTGGTtgacaatatttaaaaatgttgaaacatTAGCTGACATGGTTCAGGAACATGATGAACCAATACTCAAACATTTGTATGatattaaagtaatatttctTGAATCTAATCCAATG GGCTTTGTTCTTGAATTCCATTTCGAGCCAAATGAGTACTTTTCTAATTCAGTTTTAACAAAAGAGTACCATATGAAGTGCACCCCAGAAAAAAATGACCCATTTAGTTTTGAAGGACCCGAAATATACAAATGTaag GGTTGTGTGATTGactggaaaaaaggaaaaaatgttacagtaaaaactataaaaaagAATCAGAAACATAAATCTCGAGGGTCCATAAGAACTGTAACAAAAACTGTTCAGAACGACTcgtttttcaactttttcagTCCACCAATTG TGCCAGATGATTCTGAAGCAGAAATAGATGATGACACTCAAGCTTTATTATCCAGTGACTTCGAAATTGGCCATTATATAAGAGAACGTATAATTCCTAGAGCTGTACTGTATTATACAG GAGAAGGCTTagaagacgaagacgaagactacgaggaagaagaaggtgATGAGGACGACCCTgaggaagaagatgaagatgaTGAGGAATCTTCTCCGAATAATGCACCATCAGGTGGGAAACAACAGGGAACTGATCCTAATGACTGTAAACAACAGTAg
- the Nap1 gene encoding nucleosome assembly protein 1 isoform X1 has protein sequence MTTDPERAGENSEMESVEDEDENKAPELFSKILNRADVLAALQDRTAPGIEQMQNLPAPVKRRIKALKQLQLVTTNIEAKFYEEVHALECAYYKMCAPLYEKRSDIISGVYEPTDEQCVWESDDEEEGLTNDLKTKANLEDDKESKKEESENEDIKGIPDFWLTIFKNVETLADMVQEHDEPILKHLYDIKVIFLESNPMGFVLEFHFEPNEYFSNSVLTKEYHMKCTPEKNDPFSFEGPEIYKCKGCVIDWKKGKNVTVKTIKKNQKHKSRGSIRTVTKTVQNDSFFNFFSPPIVPDDSEAEIDDDTQALLSSDFEIGHYIRERIIPRAVLYYTGEGLEDEDEDYEEEEGDEDDPEEEDEDDEESSPNNAPSGGKQQGTDPNDCKQQ, from the exons ATGACAACTGATCCAGAGCGTGCTGGTGAAAATAGTGAAATGGAATCTGTTGAAGATGAAGATGAGAACAAAGCCCCAGAGCTTTTCtccaaaattttaaatagagcTGATGTGTTAGCTGCTCTACAAGATCGCACTGCACCTGGAATAGAG caAATGCAGAATCTTCCAGCTCCTGTAAAGCGCAGAATTAAAGCTTTGAAACAGTTGCAATTAGTTACGACTAATATTGAAGCAAAATTCTATGAGGAAGTACATGCCTTGGAATGTGCTTATTACAAAATGTGTGCTCCTCTCTATGAAAAGAGGAGTGATATAATATCTGGCGTCTATGAACCAACAGATGAACAATGTGTATGGGAGAGTGATGATGAAGAAGAAGGATTAACTAATGATTTGAAAACAAAAGCGAATCTCGAAGATGATAAAGAATCTAAAAAAGAAGA GAGTGAAAATGAAGATATTAAAGGGATCCCAGATTTCTGGTtgacaatatttaaaaatgttgaaacatTAGCTGACATGGTTCAGGAACATGATGAACCAATACTCAAACATTTGTATGatattaaagtaatatttctTGAATCTAATCCAATG GGCTTTGTTCTTGAATTCCATTTCGAGCCAAATGAGTACTTTTCTAATTCAGTTTTAACAAAAGAGTACCATATGAAGTGCACCCCAGAAAAAAATGACCCATTTAGTTTTGAAGGACCCGAAATATACAAATGTaag GGTTGTGTGATTGactggaaaaaaggaaaaaatgttacagtaaaaactataaaaaagAATCAGAAACATAAATCTCGAGGGTCCATAAGAACTGTAACAAAAACTGTTCAGAACGACTcgtttttcaactttttcagTCCACCAATTG TGCCAGATGATTCTGAAGCAGAAATAGATGATGACACTCAAGCTTTATTATCCAGTGACTTCGAAATTGGCCATTATATAAGAGAACGTATAATTCCTAGAGCTGTACTGTATTATACAG GAGAAGGCTTagaagacgaagacgaagactacgaggaagaagaaggtgATGAGGACGACCCTgaggaagaagatgaagatgaTGAGGAATCTTCTCCGAATAATGCACCATCAGGTGGGAAACAACAGGGAACTGATCCTAATGACTGTAAACAACAGTAg